GTGCAGATCGAGTTCACCGAGCGTCGGCAGGAACCGGTAGGCGTCGGCGGTGGTGTGGGTGACGACGGAGTCGTCGGCACCGGGGTAGCCGATCTCCAGGCGGTAGTCGATGAGGTTGGTGAACGGCACCGCGACGGCGAACAACCCGGATTCCAGGTGCTGCATGGGATAGCGCTCACCCCCGATGAGGGCGTCGACCTTGGCCGCGTGCGGGCGGAACGTGCGGATCACGGTGTGATCGGAGTACTCGTGGGCGCCCAGCACGGAATGCGGATCGTGATGCTCACCGGCCACCAGGCGGTGGACGTCCGACGGGTCCGGCCGCAGATGCGCGTTGGTGAGTTGATTGCTTCTCGTCATCTCGCCCTCATTCCCTGCGTAGCAAGTCGAGTCGTTTCTCGTACGGTATGAGCGGCATGTTCAGCACGTGCGCGACCGCCTTGGCGGGGTCGATACGAACGTAGTTGGACTGCCCCCACTGGTATTCCTCACCTGTGATCTCGTCGCGCACCCAGAACCGGTCATAGGGCTCCATACCCAGTGCGCCCATGTCCAACCACAATGTCGACTCTTCCGGCCCGAACGCGTTGAGCGTCACAACCACCAGCACCGTGTCGCCGGTGACCGGGTCGAACTTGCTGTAGGCCAGCAGTGCGTCGTTGTCGAGGTGGTGGAACTTGATGGTGCGCAACTGGCGCAACGCCGGGTGCAGATGCCGGATCTCGTTGAGCCGGGTGAGGAACGGCTCAAGGGATTCACCCCTGGCCATCGCGCCCTCGAAGTCGCGTGGCCGCAGTTGGTACTTCTCGGAGTCCAGATACTCCTCGCTGCCCTCCCGCACCGGGCGGTGCTCGAACAGCTCGTAACCCGAGTACACACCCCACGACGAGCTCATGGTCGCCGCGAGGACCGCGCGGATCGCGAACATGCCGGGGCCACCGTGCTGCAGTGTCTCGTGGAGGATGTCGGGGGTGTTGACCCACAGGTTGGGCCGCGCGCAGTCGGCGTACTCGGCGATCTCCTCGCCGAACTGGGTGAGCTCCCACTTGGCGGTGCGCCACGTGAAGTACGTATACGACTGTGTGAAGCCGAGTTTGGCGAGCCCGTACAACCTGGCCGGGCGGGTGAACGCCTCGGACAGGAACAGCACGTCGGGATCCTCGTTCTTGATCTCGGCGATCAGCCAGGCCCAGAAGTTCGGTGGCTTGGTGTGTGGGTTGTCGACGCGGAAGACCTTGACGCCGTGCGAGATCCAGAACCGCACCACCCGCAGCACCTCGTGGAACAGACCCTCGGGGTCGTTGTCGAAGTTCAGCGGATAGATGTCCTGGTACTTCTTGGGCGGGTTCTCGGCGTAGGCGATGGTGCCGTCGGGCAGCACCGTGAACCACTCGGGATGCGCCTTGGCCCACGGGTGATCCGGCGCACACTGCAGGGCGAGATCGAGTGCCACCTCGAGTCCCGCGTCACGCGCGGCGGCCACGAAAGCGTCGAAATCCTCGATCGTGCCCAACTCGGGGTGCACCGCGTCGTGGCCGCCCTCGTCGCTGCCGATCGCCCACGGCGACCCGACGTCGCCGGGTGCGGCCGTCACCGAGTTGTTGCGGCCCTTGCGGTGCACCTTGCCGATGGGGTGGATCGGCGGCAGGTACACGACGTTGAAGCCCATGCGGGCGATGCGGGGGAGCGCCGCGGCGGCCGTCTCGAACGTGCCGTGCACGGGATTGCCGTCCTCGTCCCACCCGCCGGTGGACCGCGGGAACATCTCGTACCACGAACTGAAGCGCGCGAGCGGACGATCCACCCAGACGCCGTACACCTCGCCGCGGGTGACCAACTCGCGCAACGGATACTGCAGCAGCAGATCGGCGACCTCGGGCGAAAGGGCCGCACCTGCCCGCTGGTAGGGGTCGCCGGGGGTGCGCAGCCGCTCCGCGGCCTCCAGCAGCGGGTCGCGGAGTTTGCGTGGCATGCCCTCGGCGGCGCGCATCAACAGGCGCGCGCCCACGAGCAGGTCGTTGTTCAGCTCGGTCTCGCTCTGGCCGGCCTCCAGCTTCGCCTCGACGGCGTGGCGCCACGTCGCGATGGGATCGCCCCAGCCGTCCACCCGATACGTCCACAGCCCGACGGCGTCCGGGGTGAACGAACCGTGGAACACATCGGGGGTACGTCCGGTCGACATGCGCAGGATCTGCGGTTTGACCCGCTGGCCGGGGCGGACGACGGTGCCGAGGGGCACCGCCGCGGGCGTCGTCCCGGGGCCGCTGGCCAGGCGCGGGAACTCGGTGCCCAGGTAGCGCACCACGAGGGTGGCCGAGACCGCGTCGTGGCCTTCCCGCCACACCGTGGCACGCACCGGCACGACCTCACCGACGACGGCTTTGGCGGGGTAGCGCCCACACGACACCACAGGTGCGACGTCATCGATTCCGATACGACCGGCCACCCATCACTCCTCACGTCGTCGCGGTCTGCCCCGACCGCCCTTGGAAGTTCACCGCCCTCGTCGCGTCTGATACCCACCGTAGTGTCCTGGCCAATCACACGTGGGTGAAGCGAGAGCTCGCAGCGGGTCGCGTCTGCTGCGGATGCGCGATTTGTCAGTAAGGTTGTGTCGCGTGAAAGCCCTTCGCCGGTTCACTGTCCGCACGCATCTGCCGGAGCGGTTGGCCGCTCTTGAGCGCCTCTCGATCAACCTCCGCTGGTCGTGGCACAAACCGACCCAGGATCTGTTCGCGGCAATCGATCCGGAACAGTGGGCGCGCACCGACGGCGACCCCGTCGCGCTGCTCGGAGCGGTCAGCCCGAGGCGGCTCGACGAGCTCGCGGCGGACCACTCGTTTCTGCAGCGGCTCGACGATCTCGCCGCCGATCTCGACAATTACCTGACCCGGCCGCTGTGGTACCAGCAGCAGCTCGACGCCGGGGTGGCCATGCCCAAGGGCATCGCGTACTTCTCGATGGAGTTCGGCGTCGCGACCGTGCTGCCGAACTACTCCGGTGGTCTGGGCATCCTGGCCGGTGACCACCTCAAGTCCGCGTCCGACCTCGGCTTGCCGTTGATCGCGGTCGGCCTGTACTACCGCTCGGGCTACTTCCGGCAGTCGCTGACCGCCGACGGGTGGCAGCACGAGAACTACCCGTCGCTGGATCCGCAGGGCCTGCCGTTGCGGCTGCTGACGGCCGCGAGCGGGGACCCGGTGCTGATCGAGCTCGCCCTGCCCGACGGCAGCGATCTGCGGGCGCGGGTGTGGATCGCGCAGGTCGGCCGGATTCCGTTGCTGCTGCTCGATTCCGACATCCCGGAGAACGAGCACGATCTGCGGGGCACCACCGACCGCCTGTACGGCGGTGATCAGGAACACCGCATCAAGCAGGAGATCCTCGCCGGTATCGGCGGGGTCCGGGCGATCCGTGCGTTCACCGAGATCGAGGGTCTGCCCGCGCCCGAGGTGTTCCACATGAACGAGGGGCACGCCGGCTTCCTCGGGGCCGAGCGCATCCGTGAACTCGTGGCCGCCGGGCTCGACTTCGACACCGCGCTGGCGGTCGTGCGATCCTCGACCGTGTTCACGACGCACACACCGGTGCCCGCGGGCATCGACCGGTTCCCGGTGGACCTGGTCAAGCGCTACTTCGGCAGCCCGTCCGGCGGTCCAGCCGATTCCCGGCTGCTGCCCGGTGTGCCGCTGGAGCGGGTGATCGCGTTCGGCGCCGAGGACGATCCGTCGAAGTTCAACATGGCCCACATGGGTCTGCGGTTGGCGCAGCGGGCGAACGGTGTCTCGCTGCTGCACGGCCGGGTCAGCCGGACGATGTTCAACGAGCTGTGGCCGGGCTTCGATCCCGATGAGGTTCCGATCGGTTCGATCACCAACGGTGTGCACGCACCCACGTGGGCCGCGCCGCAGTGGCTGCAGTTGGGCCGGGAACTGATCGGCGGTGAACTCGGCGAGTCGGCCCTGGAGTCCGAGGTGTGGGCACGCCTGCAGCAGGTCGAACCCGGCCATCTGTGGTGGATCCGCTCGCAACTGCGCGAGACGCTGATCGCCGACGTGCGCGCCCGGCTGCGGCGGTCCTGTCTCGAACGCGGCGCCGCCGAAGCCGAACTTGGCTGGATCGCAACAGCTTTCGATCCCTCGGTGCTGACGATCGGCTTTGCGCGGCGCGTGCCGACGTACAAGCGCCTCACGCTCATGCTGCGTGACCCCGGGCGCCTGGAGAAGCTGCTGCTCGACGAGGACCGCCCGGTGCAGTTGATCGTGGCGGGCAAATCGCATCCGGCCGACGACGGTGGCAAGGCGCTGATCCAGCAGGTGGTGCGGTTCGCCGACCGTCCCGAGGTGCGCCACCGCATCGCATTCCTGCCGGACTACGACATGTCGATGGCACGGTTGCTGTACTGGGGCTGCGACGTGTGGCTCAACAACCCGCTGCGACCGCTCGAGGCGTGCGGTACGTCGGGCATGAAGAGCGCGCTCAACGGGGGGCTCAACCTGTCGATCCGTGACGGCTGGTGGGACGAGTGGTACGACGGCGAGAACGGATGGGAGATACCGACCGCCGACGGTCTCGACGACGGCCGCCGCGACGATCTGGAGGCGGCCGCGCTCTACGACCTGCTCGAGAACGCCGTCGCGCCCAAGTTCTACGAACGTGACGAACACGGTGTGCCGACGCGCTGGGTCGAGATGGTGCGCCACACCCTTCAGGTGCTCGGGCCCAAGGTGCTCGCGTCGCGCATGGTCCGCGACTACACCGAGAAGTACTACCTGCCCGCCGCGGAATCGTTGCGCATGACCGTCGAGGCGGCCTCCGGCGAACCGTTCAGCGCGGCACGGGAGTTGGCGGCATTCCGCCGCCGCGTCGAGGACGTGTGGCCCAAGGTGGAGATCACCGACGTCGACAGCTACGGCCTGCCGGACACCCCGCTGCTCGGCTGCGAGCTGACCTTGACCGCCACCGTGCAGCTCGCGGGCCTGCGGCCCGACGAGGTGGTGGTGCAAGCCGTGCTGGGCCGAGTCGACGACACCGACTCGATCGTTGATCCGGTGAAGGTTCCCATGGCACACACCGGACCCGACGGCAACGGCGCCGAGGTGTTCTCGGCCTGCACGCCGCTGCCGGTGGCCGGACCCGTCGGCTACACCGTCCGTGTCCTGCCGCACCACCGACTGCTGGCAGGCGACAACGAACTCGGACTGGTGAAGCTGGCGTGAGCAAGGCGCTCAAGGTCGGGCTCGATGGCGGACCCTACGCGCTCGCGGCCGGTCCGGACGGCGCGATGTGGGTGACGCTGGTGCACAGCGGCGAGATCGCGCGCGTCACCGACTCCGGTGCTGTGACGGTGTATCCGATTGCGCCGCAGGCCCGTCCGTCGATCATCACGGCCGGTCCCGACGGAGCGATGTGGTTCACGCGCGCGGGC
This genomic window from Mycolicibacterium goodii contains:
- the glgP gene encoding alpha-glucan family phosphorylase, whose amino-acid sequence is MKALRRFTVRTHLPERLAALERLSINLRWSWHKPTQDLFAAIDPEQWARTDGDPVALLGAVSPRRLDELAADHSFLQRLDDLAADLDNYLTRPLWYQQQLDAGVAMPKGIAYFSMEFGVATVLPNYSGGLGILAGDHLKSASDLGLPLIAVGLYYRSGYFRQSLTADGWQHENYPSLDPQGLPLRLLTAASGDPVLIELALPDGSDLRARVWIAQVGRIPLLLLDSDIPENEHDLRGTTDRLYGGDQEHRIKQEILAGIGGVRAIRAFTEIEGLPAPEVFHMNEGHAGFLGAERIRELVAAGLDFDTALAVVRSSTVFTTHTPVPAGIDRFPVDLVKRYFGSPSGGPADSRLLPGVPLERVIAFGAEDDPSKFNMAHMGLRLAQRANGVSLLHGRVSRTMFNELWPGFDPDEVPIGSITNGVHAPTWAAPQWLQLGRELIGGELGESALESEVWARLQQVEPGHLWWIRSQLRETLIADVRARLRRSCLERGAAEAELGWIATAFDPSVLTIGFARRVPTYKRLTLMLRDPGRLEKLLLDEDRPVQLIVAGKSHPADDGGKALIQQVVRFADRPEVRHRIAFLPDYDMSMARLLYWGCDVWLNNPLRPLEACGTSGMKSALNGGLNLSIRDGWWDEWYDGENGWEIPTADGLDDGRRDDLEAAALYDLLENAVAPKFYERDEHGVPTRWVEMVRHTLQVLGPKVLASRMVRDYTEKYYLPAAESLRMTVEAASGEPFSAARELAAFRRRVEDVWPKVEITDVDSYGLPDTPLLGCELTLTATVQLAGLRPDEVVVQAVLGRVDDTDSIVDPVKVPMAHTGPDGNGAEVFSACTPLPVAGPVGYTVRVLPHHRLLAGDNELGLVKLA
- a CDS encoding alpha-1,4-glucan--maltose-1-phosphate maltosyltransferase, with the translated sequence MAGRIGIDDVAPVVSCGRYPAKAVVGEVVPVRATVWREGHDAVSATLVVRYLGTEFPRLASGPGTTPAAVPLGTVVRPGQRVKPQILRMSTGRTPDVFHGSFTPDAVGLWTYRVDGWGDPIATWRHAVEAKLEAGQSETELNNDLLVGARLLMRAAEGMPRKLRDPLLEAAERLRTPGDPYQRAGAALSPEVADLLLQYPLRELVTRGEVYGVWVDRPLARFSSWYEMFPRSTGGWDEDGNPVHGTFETAAAALPRIARMGFNVVYLPPIHPIGKVHRKGRNNSVTAAPGDVGSPWAIGSDEGGHDAVHPELGTIEDFDAFVAAARDAGLEVALDLALQCAPDHPWAKAHPEWFTVLPDGTIAYAENPPKKYQDIYPLNFDNDPEGLFHEVLRVVRFWISHGVKVFRVDNPHTKPPNFWAWLIAEIKNEDPDVLFLSEAFTRPARLYGLAKLGFTQSYTYFTWRTAKWELTQFGEEIAEYADCARPNLWVNTPDILHETLQHGGPGMFAIRAVLAATMSSSWGVYSGYELFEHRPVREGSEEYLDSEKYQLRPRDFEGAMARGESLEPFLTRLNEIRHLHPALRQLRTIKFHHLDNDALLAYSKFDPVTGDTVLVVVTLNAFGPEESTLWLDMGALGMEPYDRFWVRDEITGEEYQWGQSNYVRIDPAKAVAHVLNMPLIPYEKRLDLLRRE